Proteins encoded together in one Stigmatella aurantiaca window:
- a CDS encoding MBL fold metallo-hydrolase, with translation MADSGPSKWLRAVFVLGGLALLGLAAVWPSLPRRGPSRVEVGEALTGVNTGQSYAWVLKTEDGAVLVDAGGDAEGKALLQELSAQGLSPEDVHSILITHGHIDHWAGAHLFPNARVWVGPGETAILLGRVPLKSPVGRLTGLLPRPPVPAQLEAARDGEELDLDGEKVLALHVPGHTPGSMMYLWRDVLFTGDSLVHSNSGLAPAPLIMSESRAQNVASLRKLAEVPFTRTADGHSGVTDNAREALRGLLR, from the coding sequence GTGGCGGACAGCGGTCCATCGAAGTGGCTCCGGGCCGTGTTCGTGCTGGGGGGCCTGGCGCTGCTGGGGCTGGCCGCGGTGTGGCCCTCGCTGCCCAGGCGGGGCCCTTCCCGGGTCGAGGTGGGCGAGGCGCTGACCGGGGTGAACACCGGCCAGTCCTACGCGTGGGTGCTCAAGACCGAGGACGGCGCGGTGCTCGTGGACGCGGGGGGAGACGCGGAGGGCAAGGCGCTGCTCCAGGAGCTGTCCGCGCAGGGGCTGAGCCCCGAGGACGTGCACAGCATCCTCATTACCCATGGCCACATTGACCACTGGGCCGGTGCGCACCTGTTTCCCAACGCGCGGGTGTGGGTGGGGCCGGGCGAGACCGCCATCCTCCTGGGCCGGGTTCCCCTGAAGAGCCCCGTGGGCCGGTTGACCGGCCTGCTGCCCCGGCCCCCGGTGCCCGCTCAGCTGGAAGCGGCGCGGGACGGGGAGGAGCTGGACCTGGACGGGGAGAAGGTGCTCGCCCTCCACGTGCCGGGGCACACCCCGGGCAGCATGATGTACCTGTGGCGGGACGTCCTCTTCACCGGGGACTCGCTCGTGCACAGCAACAGCGGCCTGGCCCCCGCGCCCCTCATCATGTCGGAGAGCCGGGCGCAGAACGTCGCGTCCCTGCGCAAGCTGGCCGAGGTGCCCTTCACGCGCACGGCGGATGGGCACTCGGGCGTCACGGACAACGCCCGCGAGGCGCTGCGCGGGCTGCTGCGCTAG
- a CDS encoding NAD-dependent epimerase/dehydratase family protein codes for MKLLVTGGTGFLGIHLVPKLLDAGHDVRLIGRSKPTLPSLARAEYIPGDLKDREAVRRALQGVEAVYHLAGLVSFRDRDARQMYSLHVDATRELLKDVREAGVKRFILASTSGTIAVSKDERIGTEADDYPITVVGRWPYYLSKIYEEKLTLEFCRKHAIPLVVLNPSLLMGPGDDRLSSTWTVVKFLNRELPAMPGGGMSFVDARDAAEGFFQALTRGELYGRHLMGVNMSMTDFFDRLERLTGVAAPRLRLPSQLNVLGAHVLERWAKMRGSEAILDPQEVDIGEHYFYLDATKAERELGFVARDPQQTLHDTVQYIYTKMPPKSLPGIKGHLAEKREGT; via the coding sequence GTGAAGCTGCTCGTGACGGGAGGCACCGGTTTTCTGGGCATCCACCTGGTGCCCAAGCTGCTCGACGCGGGCCATGACGTCCGCCTCATTGGCCGCTCCAAGCCCACCCTGCCCAGCCTGGCCCGGGCGGAGTACATCCCCGGCGACCTGAAGGACCGCGAGGCGGTGCGCCGCGCGCTGCAGGGCGTGGAGGCCGTCTACCACCTGGCGGGGCTCGTCTCCTTCCGGGACCGGGACGCGCGGCAGATGTACTCGCTGCACGTGGACGCCACGCGCGAGCTGCTCAAGGACGTGCGCGAGGCCGGGGTGAAGCGCTTCATCCTCGCCTCCACCTCCGGCACCATCGCCGTCTCCAAGGACGAGCGCATCGGCACCGAGGCGGATGACTATCCCATCACCGTGGTGGGGCGCTGGCCGTACTACCTCTCGAAGATTTACGAGGAGAAGCTGACGCTCGAGTTCTGCCGCAAGCACGCCATCCCCCTGGTGGTGCTCAACCCGAGCCTGCTGATGGGGCCCGGGGATGACCGGCTCTCCTCCACGTGGACGGTGGTGAAGTTCCTCAACCGGGAGCTGCCCGCCATGCCCGGCGGCGGCATGTCCTTCGTGGACGCCCGGGACGCGGCCGAAGGCTTCTTCCAGGCGCTGACGCGCGGGGAGCTCTACGGCCGCCACCTGATGGGCGTGAACATGTCCATGACGGACTTCTTCGACCGGCTGGAGCGGCTCACCGGTGTGGCGGCGCCCCGGCTCCGCCTGCCCTCCCAGCTCAACGTCCTGGGGGCCCACGTGCTGGAGCGCTGGGCGAAGATGCGGGGCTCGGAAGCCATCCTGGACCCCCAGGAAGTGGACATCGGCGAGCACTACTTCTACCTGGACGCCACGAAGGCGGAGCGCGAGCTGGGCTTCGTGGCGAGAGACCCGCAGCAGACGCTGCACGACACGGTCCAGTACATCTACACGAAGATGCCGCCCAAGAGCCTGCCGGGCATCAAGGGCCACCTCGCGGAGAAGCGCGAGGGCACCTGA
- a CDS encoding GGDEF domain-containing protein has translation MAADETRVTKISTITVGKAANRDCCLVQIHGPELGKKYVLESEEYTLGRDEGNHIVVDLDNVSRRHARILVRQGRMFVEDLGSTNGTYLNDEEVRQPQPLRSGDLVKVGGSIFKFLDGDNIETQYHETIYTLTISDGLTGVSNKRYFLEYLEREMGRSHRYHRALSLMIFDIDHFKKINDVHGHLAGDHVLRELAQSVKRLVRREQCFARYGGEEFALVMPEDGPDKARLFAEKIRKLIEEKTFMFEDKEIPVTISIGVADMTADMTEPSQFIKVSDANLYKAKKSGRNRVIG, from the coding sequence ATGGCTGCCGATGAAACTCGGGTCACCAAGATCTCCACGATTACCGTCGGAAAGGCAGCCAATCGGGATTGCTGCCTCGTCCAGATCCACGGTCCGGAGCTGGGGAAGAAGTATGTCCTGGAGAGCGAGGAGTACACGCTCGGCCGCGATGAGGGGAACCACATCGTCGTGGACCTGGACAACGTCTCGCGCCGGCACGCGCGCATCCTCGTGCGGCAAGGCCGCATGTTCGTCGAGGACCTGGGGTCCACCAACGGCACCTACCTGAATGACGAGGAGGTGCGCCAGCCCCAGCCGCTGCGCAGCGGCGACCTCGTCAAGGTGGGCGGCTCCATCTTCAAGTTCCTCGATGGCGACAACATCGAGACCCAGTACCACGAGACCATCTACACGCTCACCATCTCGGATGGCCTCACCGGGGTGAGCAACAAGCGCTACTTCCTCGAGTACCTCGAGCGGGAGATGGGGCGCTCGCACCGCTACCACCGGGCGCTGTCGCTGATGATCTTCGACATCGACCACTTCAAGAAGATCAACGATGTGCACGGGCACCTGGCCGGGGACCACGTGCTGCGCGAGCTGGCGCAGTCGGTCAAGCGCCTGGTGCGCCGCGAGCAGTGCTTCGCGCGCTACGGCGGCGAGGAGTTCGCGCTGGTGATGCCCGAGGACGGGCCGGACAAGGCGCGGCTGTTCGCGGAGAAGATCCGCAAGCTCATCGAAGAGAAGACGTTCATGTTCGAGGACAAGGAGATTCCGGTCACCATCTCCATCGGCGTGGCCGACATGACGGCGGACATGACCGAGCCCTCCCAGTTCATCAAGGTCTCGGACGCGAACCTGTACAAGGCGAAGAAGTCCGGGCGGAACCGGGTCATCGGGTAA
- a CDS encoding AMP-binding protein — translation MSQLPELNVSQAFSGKRLLFAGSTGFVGKVTLSMLLTHYGQALDKVYVLVRKGSAASAERRFFDKVAPSEPFQPLRDALGDEAAMAFIRQKCQVLDGDITDPRMGLTEAQAEELTGKVAAIVNCAGLVSFNPSLEVGLNVNTHGVKYSVDLALQWSAPLIHMSTAFVAGNRSGLVFEDEEVAGYFPKKDELDGRDFSLEQELKDAERIVARLREQADDKALTSLFRKKALDRLAEEGRDSRDEKTLRLAVGRERKLWLTTELVRAGMERAQHWGWPNTYTYTKSLGEQVMAATPGLRYSIVRPSIVETSRHFPFPGWNEGFTTSAPLAFAGIKGQRGIPAGFKTILDIIPVDQVAGATLGITAHALTVHERRVYHLASGDENPFYASRSVELVGLYRRRYYRRKEGGNALLNAVRARIEPQPVTRQHFENLSAPAFVKGARLLKQAIDEMRPTWGAPAVQALLDRAKVKLDDVEDQASSLSQLIELFMPFLWENRYVFRCDNTRSVYTRMLPSDRAKIPWDPANIDWREYWMETHLPGLEKFVFPGLEEETKRRTVIAAHRDLLELFDASVHAWRHRVAFRMVSGEREERLTYGEVHRYAGRIGSALLRAGVKHGDRVLLVSENRPEWGTAYFGILRAGATVVPVDPALTEAEVLNIARRSQARVCLLSDQSFEEYPGLAPALTSGENPSQVLSLAEAMSGDPAYPDGIGPVRKSAAADDVASLIFTSGTTGNPKGVMLTHRNFASLVAKLAGAFSIGVGDGLLSILPLHHTFEFSAGFLTPFSRGAEISYIDELTADRLGDVFETGRVTAMIGVPAVWQLLHRKITQELSSRPPIVEQAIKALQATHGELRNRSSINLGKLLFWPVHRKFGGRIKFLVSGGSALPDDVHKAFHAFGFNITEGYGLTEAAPVLSVAEGTNKRQPGTVGKALPGIEFRIDQPDNDGIGEVLAKGPNIMAGYFGDREATEAVLKDGWLYTGDLGRLDDEGRLYLMGRKKDVIIDANGKNVYPDELEEQYSTHEHIKELSIVGLPDEAGGEKVACLCVPDYKDRPREEVRRELEAHFRQASAEMPFYRRVKVLRFWDGELPRTSTRKVKRKLVVEELKRLERLASSGEKAREKVAHPSTGGVSDWLYPLVAEVVNRPLSDVRPEAHLAGDLGFDSLMLTELSVALEQAGVPLPAVNDLTQVNTVEDLRKLIVASGKRPAAETRAKEISEENKRSEEVEIPVPQLAADLGRQLLTFGQQVLYGGVFDVKVTGRPFVPQNRNFLVIANHVSHLDAGLIRTVLKEQGQKLVALAARDYFFDTPLKRAYFENFTDLIPMDRHGSLRESLRLAGESLRLGYNLLIFPEGTRSPSGELLEFKPTLGYLALTYEVDVLPLYLRGTYEALPKGTLFPKSKKLEVHIGPALKHTDLRNLTQGMSRSESYRYATRLAEDSVKALKEGHVLNIDAQATPQEQRKALSPSGGHDA, via the coding sequence ATGAGCCAGCTGCCCGAACTGAACGTCTCTCAAGCCTTCTCCGGTAAGCGCCTGCTGTTCGCAGGCTCCACCGGCTTCGTGGGCAAGGTGACCCTCTCCATGCTCCTGACCCACTACGGGCAGGCGCTGGACAAGGTCTACGTGCTCGTCCGCAAGGGCAGCGCCGCGTCCGCCGAGCGCCGCTTCTTCGACAAGGTGGCCCCCAGCGAGCCGTTCCAGCCGCTCCGGGACGCGCTGGGCGACGAGGCCGCGATGGCGTTCATCCGGCAGAAGTGCCAGGTGCTGGATGGAGACATCACCGATCCGCGCATGGGCCTCACCGAGGCACAGGCCGAAGAGCTGACCGGCAAGGTCGCCGCCATCGTCAACTGCGCGGGCCTGGTGTCCTTCAACCCCTCGCTGGAGGTGGGCCTCAACGTCAACACCCACGGGGTGAAGTACTCGGTGGACCTGGCGCTCCAGTGGAGCGCCCCGCTCATCCACATGTCCACCGCCTTCGTGGCGGGCAACCGCAGCGGCCTCGTGTTCGAGGACGAGGAGGTGGCCGGCTACTTCCCGAAGAAGGACGAGCTGGATGGGCGCGACTTCAGCCTGGAGCAGGAGCTGAAGGACGCCGAGCGCATCGTGGCGCGGCTGCGCGAGCAGGCCGACGACAAGGCCCTCACCTCGCTGTTCCGCAAGAAGGCGCTGGACCGGCTGGCCGAGGAAGGCCGCGACAGCCGGGACGAGAAGACGCTGCGCCTGGCGGTGGGCCGCGAGCGCAAGCTGTGGCTCACCACCGAGCTGGTGCGCGCCGGCATGGAGCGCGCCCAGCACTGGGGCTGGCCCAACACGTACACGTACACCAAGAGCCTGGGCGAGCAGGTCATGGCCGCCACGCCGGGCCTGCGCTACTCCATCGTCCGGCCCTCCATCGTGGAGACCTCGCGCCACTTCCCCTTCCCGGGGTGGAACGAGGGCTTCACCACCTCGGCGCCCCTGGCCTTCGCCGGCATCAAGGGCCAGCGCGGCATCCCCGCCGGGTTCAAGACCATCCTGGACATCATCCCGGTGGACCAGGTGGCCGGCGCCACCCTGGGCATCACCGCGCACGCCCTCACGGTGCACGAGCGGCGCGTCTACCACCTGGCCTCCGGCGACGAGAACCCGTTCTACGCCAGCCGCTCCGTGGAGCTGGTGGGGCTCTACCGCCGCCGCTATTACCGCCGCAAGGAAGGCGGCAACGCGCTGCTCAACGCGGTCCGCGCGCGCATCGAGCCGCAGCCCGTCACGCGCCAGCACTTCGAGAACCTCAGCGCGCCCGCCTTCGTGAAGGGCGCGCGCCTGCTCAAGCAAGCCATCGACGAGATGCGGCCCACCTGGGGCGCTCCCGCCGTGCAGGCCCTGCTGGACCGGGCGAAGGTGAAGCTGGACGACGTGGAGGATCAGGCCTCCAGCCTCAGCCAGCTCATCGAGCTGTTCATGCCCTTCCTCTGGGAGAACCGCTACGTCTTCCGCTGTGACAACACGCGCTCCGTCTACACGCGGATGTTGCCCTCGGACCGGGCGAAGATTCCCTGGGATCCGGCGAACATCGACTGGCGCGAGTACTGGATGGAGACGCACCTTCCCGGCCTGGAGAAGTTCGTCTTCCCCGGCCTGGAGGAGGAGACGAAGCGGCGCACCGTCATCGCCGCGCACCGCGACCTGCTGGAGCTCTTCGATGCGTCCGTGCACGCGTGGCGGCACCGGGTGGCCTTCCGCATGGTCTCCGGCGAGCGCGAGGAGCGCCTCACCTACGGCGAGGTGCACCGCTACGCGGGCCGCATTGGCAGCGCGCTCCTGCGCGCGGGCGTGAAGCACGGGGACCGGGTGCTGCTGGTGTCGGAGAACCGGCCCGAGTGGGGCACGGCGTACTTCGGCATCCTGCGCGCGGGCGCCACCGTGGTGCCCGTGGACCCGGCGCTCACCGAGGCGGAGGTGCTCAACATCGCCCGCCGCTCCCAGGCGCGCGTGTGCCTGCTGTCGGACCAGTCCTTCGAGGAGTACCCCGGCCTGGCCCCCGCGCTCACCTCGGGGGAGAACCCCAGCCAGGTGCTCAGCCTCGCCGAGGCCATGAGCGGCGACCCCGCCTACCCGGATGGCATCGGGCCGGTGCGCAAGTCGGCCGCGGCCGACGACGTGGCGAGCCTCATCTTCACCTCGGGCACCACGGGCAACCCCAAGGGCGTGATGCTCACGCACCGCAACTTCGCCTCGCTGGTGGCGAAGCTGGCCGGGGCGTTCTCCATCGGCGTGGGCGATGGGCTGCTGTCCATCCTCCCGCTGCACCACACCTTCGAGTTCTCCGCCGGCTTCCTCACCCCGTTCTCCCGGGGCGCGGAGATCTCCTACATCGACGAGCTGACCGCGGACCGGCTGGGCGACGTGTTCGAGACCGGCCGGGTGACGGCGATGATCGGCGTGCCGGCCGTGTGGCAGCTCCTGCACCGGAAAATCACCCAGGAGCTCTCCTCCCGTCCCCCCATCGTCGAGCAGGCCATCAAGGCGCTCCAGGCGACGCACGGGGAGCTCCGCAACCGCAGCTCCATCAACCTGGGCAAGCTGCTGTTCTGGCCAGTGCACCGCAAGTTCGGCGGGCGCATCAAGTTCCTGGTGTCGGGCGGCTCGGCGCTGCCGGACGATGTGCACAAGGCCTTCCACGCCTTCGGCTTCAACATCACCGAGGGCTACGGCCTGACCGAGGCGGCGCCCGTGCTGTCCGTGGCGGAGGGCACCAACAAGCGCCAGCCTGGCACGGTGGGCAAGGCCCTGCCCGGCATCGAGTTCCGCATCGACCAGCCGGACAACGACGGCATCGGCGAGGTGCTGGCCAAGGGCCCCAACATCATGGCGGGCTACTTCGGGGACCGCGAGGCCACCGAGGCCGTCCTCAAGGACGGCTGGCTCTACACGGGAGACCTGGGACGGCTGGATGACGAGGGGCGGCTGTACCTGATGGGCCGCAAGAAGGACGTCATCATCGATGCCAACGGGAAGAACGTCTACCCGGACGAGCTCGAGGAGCAGTACAGCACCCACGAGCACATCAAGGAGCTGTCCATCGTCGGCCTGCCGGACGAGGCCGGGGGCGAGAAGGTCGCCTGCCTGTGCGTGCCGGACTACAAGGACCGGCCGCGCGAGGAAGTGCGCCGCGAGCTGGAGGCCCACTTCCGGCAGGCGAGCGCGGAGATGCCCTTCTACCGGCGCGTGAAGGTCCTGCGCTTCTGGGACGGAGAGCTGCCGCGCACCTCCACGCGCAAGGTGAAGCGCAAGCTGGTGGTGGAGGAGCTCAAGCGCCTGGAGCGGCTGGCCTCCAGCGGAGAGAAGGCCCGCGAGAAGGTGGCCCATCCCTCCACGGGCGGCGTGAGCGACTGGCTCTACCCGCTCGTCGCCGAGGTGGTGAACCGCCCACTGTCGGACGTGCGCCCCGAGGCGCACCTGGCCGGAGACCTGGGCTTCGACTCGCTCATGCTCACCGAGCTGTCCGTGGCGCTGGAGCAGGCGGGAGTCCCCCTGCCCGCGGTGAACGACTTGACGCAGGTGAACACCGTGGAGGACCTGCGCAAGCTCATCGTCGCCTCGGGCAAGCGGCCCGCGGCGGAGACCCGGGCGAAGGAGATCTCCGAGGAGAACAAGCGCTCCGAGGAGGTGGAGATTCCAGTGCCCCAGCTCGCGGCGGACCTGGGCCGGCAGCTGCTCACCTTCGGCCAGCAGGTGCTCTACGGCGGCGTGTTCGACGTGAAGGTGACGGGCCGGCCGTTCGTGCCGCAGAACCGCAACTTCCTCGTCATCGCCAACCACGTGAGCCACCTGGACGCGGGGCTCATCCGCACGGTGCTCAAGGAGCAGGGCCAGAAGCTGGTGGCCCTGGCGGCCCGGGACTACTTCTTCGACACGCCGCTCAAGCGCGCCTACTTCGAGAACTTCACGGACCTCATCCCCATGGACCGGCACGGCAGCCTGCGCGAGTCGCTGCGGCTCGCCGGGGAGTCGCTCCGGCTGGGCTACAACCTGCTCATCTTCCCGGAGGGCACGCGCTCGCCCTCCGGAGAGCTGCTGGAGTTCAAGCCCACCCTGGGCTACCTGGCGCTCACGTATGAGGTGGACGTGCTGCCGCTCTACCTGCGGGGCACCTACGAGGCGCTCCCCAAGGGGACCCTCTTCCCGAAGTCGAAGAAGCTCGAGGTCCACATCGGCCCCGCGCTGAAGCACACGGACCTGCGGAACCTGACGCAGGGCATGTCGCGCTCGGAGAGCTACCGCTACGCCACGCGGCTGGCGGAGGACTCCGTGAAGGCGCTCAAGGAAGGCCATGTGCTGAACATCGACGCCCAGGCCACGCCGCAGGAGCAGCGCAAGGCCCTCAGTCCCAGCGGAGGACATGACGCGTGA